One region of Pseudomonas alvandae genomic DNA includes:
- a CDS encoding DUF7683 domain-containing protein, whose product MKHEIVAFDKSSEHLVFRIEISNTLSDELAALMEWTEPKDAIYEYELTSEQISRLEKMTGEAFNHPDYIFQLSCSA is encoded by the coding sequence ATGAAGCATGAAATCGTGGCGTTCGACAAAAGCAGCGAACATTTGGTTTTCCGCATCGAAATCAGCAATACCCTATCTGATGAATTAGCTGCGCTGATGGAGTGGACTGAGCCGAAAGATGCAATATATGAGTACGAATTAACATCGGAGCAGATAAGCCGCCTTGAAAAGATGACGGGCGAGGCATTCAATCATCCGGACTATATTTTCCAATTGTCTTGCAGCGCGTAG
- a CDS encoding ABC transporter ATP-binding protein: MSMIEITGLNLSFGTGAALNAVLHDVDLSVAEGEAFGLVGESGSGKTTVLRCLAGQYQHWTGQLQVAGRAVTRKLPLDHYRTVQMVFQDPYASLHPRYTIDAALQEPLRIHGIDGRGQKVSEILRKVGLNDSFRFRYPHQLSGGQRQRVAIARALILRPRVLLLDEPTSALDVSVQAEILNLLAELRRQEGLTYLMVTHDLAVVAHLCDRLAVMQQGRVVETLDSHRLANDGAAHEYTRLLVQASRDIQRVPIAV, from the coding sequence ATGAGCATGATCGAAATCACCGGCCTGAACCTCAGTTTCGGCACGGGCGCGGCACTGAATGCGGTATTGCACGACGTCGATTTGAGCGTCGCCGAAGGTGAGGCCTTCGGCCTGGTGGGGGAGTCCGGTTCGGGCAAGACCACCGTGCTGCGTTGCCTGGCCGGACAGTACCAGCACTGGACCGGACAATTGCAAGTCGCCGGCCGGGCGGTGACGCGCAAGCTGCCGCTGGACCACTACCGCACCGTGCAGATGGTTTTTCAGGATCCATACGCTTCACTGCATCCGCGCTACACCATCGACGCCGCTTTGCAGGAACCACTGCGCATCCATGGCATCGACGGGCGTGGGCAAAAGGTCAGCGAGATCCTGCGCAAGGTCGGCTTGAACGACAGCTTTCGCTTTCGTTACCCGCATCAATTGTCCGGCGGCCAGCGCCAACGCGTGGCGATTGCCCGGGCGCTGATCCTGCGCCCACGGGTGTTGCTGCTGGATGAGCCAACCTCGGCGCTGGACGTCTCGGTGCAGGCGGAAATCCTCAACCTGTTGGCCGAACTGCGCCGCCAGGAAGGGCTGACTTATCTGATGGTCACCCACGACCTGGCCGTCGTTGCGCATTTGTGCGATCGGCTGGCGGTGATGCAGCAGGGCAGGGTAGTGGAGACGCTCGACAGTCATCGACTGGCAAACGATGGCGCCGCCCACGAATACACACGCCTGCTGGTGCAAGCCAGTCGCGACATACAACGAGTCCCTATCGCCGTTTGA
- a CDS encoding ABC transporter ATP-binding protein produces MTEIKLAVQDLCVEFRNAGKTSLAVRDVSFTLGREKLAIVGESGSGKSTVGRSLLRLHPPTARVTAKTLRFADIDLLSASEKQIQAIRGARMSMIMQDPKYSLNPVVRVGEQIAEAYLAHHKVPHHQARERALDMLAKVHIRDPRRVYDLYPHEVSGGMGQRIMIAMMVITDPQVIIADEPTSALDVSVRRQVLNVLEELVCERDLGLIFISHDLNLVRHFCDRVLVMYAGRVVESIAAADLDNATHPYTQGLLAALPSLDHPRATLPVLQRDPHWLNP; encoded by the coding sequence ATGACTGAGATAAAACTGGCCGTACAGGATTTATGCGTGGAGTTTCGCAACGCGGGCAAAACCTCCCTGGCGGTGCGCGATGTGTCGTTCACCCTGGGCCGGGAAAAACTCGCCATCGTCGGTGAATCCGGCTCGGGTAAATCCACCGTCGGCCGCAGCCTTCTACGTTTGCATCCGCCGACGGCGCGGGTCACCGCCAAGACCCTGCGCTTCGCCGACATCGACCTGCTGAGTGCGAGCGAAAAGCAGATCCAGGCGATTCGCGGCGCGCGCATGTCGATGATCATGCAAGACCCGAAATACTCGCTGAACCCGGTGGTGCGCGTCGGCGAGCAAATCGCCGAAGCCTATCTCGCCCACCACAAGGTGCCCCATCACCAAGCCCGGGAACGGGCCCTGGATATGCTCGCCAAGGTGCACATCCGCGACCCTCGGCGGGTTTATGACCTGTATCCGCACGAGGTGTCGGGCGGCATGGGCCAGCGGATCATGATCGCCATGATGGTCATCACCGATCCCCAGGTGATCATCGCCGACGAGCCCACTTCGGCGCTGGACGTGTCGGTGCGCCGGCAGGTGCTCAACGTGCTGGAAGAGTTGGTCTGCGAGCGTGACCTCGGGCTGATCTTCATCAGCCACGACCTGAACCTGGTGCGGCATTTCTGTGATCGGGTGCTGGTGATGTACGCCGGGCGCGTGGTCGAGTCGATTGCCGCCGCCGACCTGGACAACGCCACCCATCCGTACACCCAAGGCCTGTTGGCGGCGTTGCCCAGCCTGGACCATCCGCGCGCCACGCTGCCGGTGTTGCAGCGCGACCCACACTGGTTGAACCCTTGA
- a CDS encoding oligogalacturonate-specific porin KdgM family protein — translation MKKTLVVLSIASLFTSVVAQADTGYINVRHQYAEKTRMHADRAKFGIRLDNGVGLEGELKYKTAGDREDVAFDNTVGSGHEFTVNYQHKIDDRWTLTPSFAMESDEESTTYKTGMRLGYKITKELSIAGRYRYDVSKLDRDKVDRDVPDNGQDDQTIHRYDVYINYANQGPWAYEYQLTYFDADYIRYNGGTDDYEQNAVVKYKWDKRWAPFFEVGDIKVNSVDSDRQLRLRVGVQYNFF, via the coding sequence ATGAAAAAGACCCTGGTAGTTTTGTCGATCGCTTCGCTGTTCACTTCGGTTGTCGCTCAGGCGGATACCGGTTATATCAACGTCCGCCATCAATACGCTGAAAAGACCCGCATGCACGCCGACCGCGCCAAGTTCGGCATCAGGCTGGATAACGGTGTGGGCCTGGAAGGTGAGCTCAAATACAAGACCGCTGGTGACCGGGAAGATGTCGCTTTCGACAACACCGTCGGCAGCGGCCACGAATTTACCGTCAACTACCAGCACAAGATCGATGATCGCTGGACGCTGACGCCTTCGTTCGCCATGGAAAGCGACGAGGAATCCACCACCTACAAGACGGGCATGCGCCTGGGCTACAAGATCACCAAGGAACTGAGCATCGCCGGTCGCTATCGCTACGACGTCAGCAAGCTGGACCGTGACAAGGTCGATCGCGACGTGCCGGACAACGGCCAGGACGACCAGACGATCCATCGCTACGACGTCTATATCAACTATGCAAACCAAGGGCCTTGGGCTTACGAGTATCAACTGACTTACTTCGATGCCGATTACATCCGCTACAACGGCGGCACCGATGACTATGAGCAGAATGCCGTGGTCAAGTACAAATGGGATAAGCGCTGGGCACCGTTCTTTGAAGTGGGTGATATCAAAGTCAACTCGGTGGACAGTGATCGACAGCTGCGGTTGCGGGTGGGGGTCCAGTACAACTTTTTCTGA
- a CDS encoding DUF7683 domain-containing protein, with protein MEHEMLAQHGMSYIVEVFDKKSETLIFEVRLPTGSDAQLEQIMGWSTPQRGDEGYNLSPSQAAAI; from the coding sequence ATGGAACATGAGATGCTGGCACAACATGGCATGTCATATATCGTCGAGGTCTTCGACAAAAAAAGCGAGACGTTAATTTTTGAAGTAAGACTGCCTACTGGGAGCGATGCACAACTGGAACAAATCATGGGATGGTCCACCCCCCAACGCGGCGACGAAGGTTATAACCTGAGCCCCAGCCAAGCCGCAGCGATTTAA
- a CDS encoding FadR/GntR family transcriptional regulator produces the protein MTDQALSPLNKPRRLAETLVDRFAQRMRDGILKCGEKLPTEVHIMEAEGVSRSVVREALSRLQAAGLVETRHGVGTFVLDMPAPEGFTLGPATIATLSDVLNLLEFRLSLEVQAAGMAAERATPEALAELAQALEALLQGPEKSGTTINADFQFHLKIAKAAGNYYLIDIMKHLGTKLIPRTRMNSAYSGQSDRSAYLQGINAEHQQIFDAIASHNVDAARAAMYLHLSNSRMRLCETQQRQAFYNE, from the coding sequence ATGACGGACCAAGCGTTATCTCCATTGAACAAGCCGCGCCGCCTCGCCGAGACACTGGTCGACCGTTTTGCCCAGCGCATGCGCGACGGCATTCTGAAATGCGGCGAAAAGCTCCCCACCGAAGTGCACATCATGGAAGCCGAAGGCGTCAGCCGTTCGGTGGTGCGCGAGGCATTGTCGCGCTTGCAGGCGGCGGGGTTGGTGGAGACGCGCCATGGCGTCGGCACCTTTGTGCTGGACATGCCGGCGCCGGAAGGCTTTACCCTCGGGCCGGCAACGATTGCCACGTTGTCCGATGTGCTCAATTTGCTGGAATTTCGCCTGAGCCTGGAAGTACAGGCCGCCGGCATGGCCGCCGAGCGCGCCACGCCCGAAGCCCTGGCCGAGCTGGCCCAGGCGCTGGAAGCGTTGTTGCAAGGGCCTGAGAAATCCGGCACCACGATCAATGCCGATTTCCAGTTCCACCTGAAGATCGCCAAGGCGGCCGGCAATTACTACCTGATCGATATCATGAAGCACCTGGGCACCAAGCTGATCCCGCGTACCCGGATGAACTCCGCCTATTCGGGGCAGAGTGATCGCAGCGCCTACCTGCAGGGGATCAATGCCGAACACCAACAGATTTTCGATGCCATCGCCAGTCACAATGTCGACGCGGCGCGGGCGGCCATGTACCTGCACTTGAGCAACAGCCGCATGCGCCTGTGTGAAACCCAACAACGCCAGGCGTTCTACAACGAGTAA
- a CDS encoding pyocin S6 family toxin immunity protein, producing the protein MYLSISGFLPAEDEDDSLKFDLDLNESYNSRILQLLGHSSLNAMSEGEWLLTKEQVIELSQIIGESLPTDLDLYIGVLA; encoded by the coding sequence ATGTACTTATCTATCAGCGGTTTTTTACCAGCCGAGGATGAAGATGACTCACTCAAATTCGATCTTGATTTGAACGAATCCTACAACAGCCGAATCCTGCAGCTTCTAGGCCATAGTAGCCTTAACGCGATGTCTGAAGGGGAGTGGCTGCTGACGAAGGAGCAGGTAATCGAGCTATCGCAAATTATCGGGGAATCTCTACCGACAGATCTAGATTTGTATATTGGCGTCCTGGCGTAG
- a CDS encoding ABC transporter permease, which translates to MNLPLASSAAGSAALPASSTAAQVASAARLLRFLLRNPMTFAGLVVVSTLMVVAAFAPWIAGHDPLLQNLAGALQAPSSAHWFGTDEYGRDVFARLVYGSRITLYIVLLVTVIVGPIGLLVGTVSGYFGGWVDSLFMRITDIFISFPSLVLALAFIAALGPGLEHAVIAIALTAWPPIARLARAETLPLRNADFVVAVQLQGASSTRIILRHIIPMCLSSVIIRLTMNMASIILTAAALGFLGLGAQAPLPEWGAMISTGRRYMLESWWLVAAPGAAIMLVSLAFNLLGDGLRDVLDPRSQS; encoded by the coding sequence ATGAACCTGCCCCTTGCTTCCAGCGCAGCCGGCAGCGCCGCGCTGCCCGCTTCGAGTACGGCAGCCCAGGTGGCCAGCGCCGCTCGACTGCTGCGATTTTTGCTGCGCAACCCGATGACGTTTGCCGGCCTGGTTGTGGTCTCGACCTTGATGGTGGTTGCGGCGTTCGCGCCGTGGATCGCCGGTCACGATCCCCTGTTGCAGAACCTTGCCGGCGCGTTGCAAGCGCCCAGCAGCGCGCATTGGTTCGGCACGGACGAATACGGTCGCGATGTGTTCGCCCGGCTGGTGTATGGCTCGCGCATCACGCTGTACATCGTTTTGCTGGTGACGGTGATCGTCGGCCCCATCGGCCTGTTGGTCGGCACCGTTTCCGGTTACTTCGGCGGTTGGGTCGACAGCCTGTTCATGCGCATCACCGACATCTTCATCTCGTTCCCCAGCCTGGTCCTGGCGCTGGCCTTCATCGCCGCCCTCGGCCCGGGCCTGGAGCACGCGGTGATCGCCATCGCACTCACCGCCTGGCCGCCGATTGCCCGGCTCGCTCGCGCCGAAACGCTGCCGCTGCGCAACGCTGACTTCGTCGTCGCGGTTCAACTTCAAGGCGCGTCGAGCACCCGGATCATCCTGCGCCACATCATCCCGATGTGCCTGTCGTCGGTGATCATCCGCCTGACCATGAACATGGCGAGCATCATCCTCACTGCCGCTGCCCTGGGCTTTCTCGGCCTCGGCGCCCAGGCGCCGCTGCCGGAGTGGGGCGCGATGATCTCCACCGGGCGGCGCTACATGCTCGAAAGCTGGTGGCTGGTGGCGGCGCCCGGTGCGGCGATCATGCTGGTCAGCCTGGCCTTCAACCTGTTGGGCGACGGCTTGCGCGACGTCCTCGACCCCCGCAGCCAATCCTGA
- a CDS encoding FadR/GntR family transcriptional regulator: protein MERVTTDRRLSMTQQLVVDLTQQILAGELPAGSKLPTEQVIIKERGVSRTVVREAMSRLQAEGLVETRHGIGTFVVDTARPGDFQGSKHVKGGAYDALAVIELRLSLEVEAAGIAAQRATPEQLLAMREALDVANALDPTDDDSARADFEFHLQIAQCTGNSFFIDAIAHVGNTLLAVVQQAGPVVTGENRALVVREREQVYAALARRDAEAARASMRLHLINVQQRVRALTELTAQ, encoded by the coding sequence ATGGAGCGTGTCACAACCGATCGACGCCTGAGCATGACTCAGCAACTGGTGGTCGACCTGACGCAGCAGATACTCGCCGGCGAGCTGCCCGCGGGCAGCAAGCTGCCGACCGAACAGGTCATCATCAAGGAACGCGGCGTCAGTCGGACCGTGGTCCGTGAAGCCATGTCCCGGCTGCAGGCCGAAGGTTTGGTCGAGACGCGCCACGGCATCGGCACCTTCGTGGTCGACACCGCCCGTCCGGGGGATTTCCAGGGCAGCAAGCACGTCAAGGGCGGCGCCTACGATGCGCTGGCCGTCATCGAACTGCGCCTGAGCCTGGAAGTGGAAGCCGCGGGCATCGCCGCGCAACGGGCTACGCCGGAGCAATTGCTGGCGATGCGCGAAGCGCTCGACGTAGCAAATGCGCTTGACCCAACGGATGACGACAGCGCCCGGGCCGATTTCGAATTTCATCTGCAGATCGCCCAATGCACCGGCAACAGTTTCTTCATCGATGCCATCGCCCATGTCGGCAATACATTGCTCGCGGTTGTGCAACAGGCCGGGCCGGTGGTGACGGGCGAGAACCGGGCGTTGGTGGTGCGTGAGCGGGAGCAGGTCTACGCGGCGTTGGCGCGCCGTGATGCCGAGGCGGCGCGGGCTTCGATGCGGCTGCATTTGATCAATGTGCAGCAGCGGGTTCGTGCTTTGACCGAGTTGACCGCGCAGTAA
- a CDS encoding pyocin S6 family toxin immunity protein has product MYLEITGYFPEDHEDDFIQFELDVNPEYETAIRIILGWESLAAEVVGELPLSIAQIRRIGRVIQQPLPENLDLFIGVRA; this is encoded by the coding sequence GTGTATTTGGAGATCACGGGCTATTTTCCTGAGGACCACGAAGACGACTTTATTCAGTTCGAGCTCGACGTGAATCCCGAGTACGAGACAGCGATCAGGATTATTTTGGGTTGGGAGAGCTTGGCAGCCGAGGTCGTCGGCGAATTGCCCCTGAGCATCGCGCAGATCAGGCGAATAGGACGAGTAATACAGCAACCGCTACCTGAAAATCTCGATCTGTTTATCGGCGTACGGGCATGA